cacaagtatttttacttggttacaaccggggagattgttaatccaaggaatgaatcacacactagaatatctccttcaggcggagaagcttcttacagcagtgaagcgcaaaaaatgaagaagctaaactagaaatgaAGCTCATAAGTGTTGAGTACACAATTCTTGAATTGAtgaaaagtttctggaccaaggctgtatttatagccttggtcggagcgcctggaacccttctaggcgtctgggaggggataaaattttatccccttcacaatgGATCACGTTTGACCGCGATCCGGTCAAAATTCAATCTCGGGTgctcggaatggctccgggcgccaaGACTAGTTCGGCCgctcggaccaaaagtcaacaaggttgacttttggtccgggccctctgctctggtgctactcgcctcagtccgagtcttctactccggctccgcttgtttgggtgatttcagccaaccgaaataagcctcacccgaacccaatttcagccttctcgagcaaccttctgcttcgacttctcgtccctcagaaacgtgcgcgcctccttctcgtccgcatgcgtactcttccgcagcgcctcgtacctcaaacgcaccaagcccgtcggctcccttccttatcgtccttctcgctagctgcgtcttttgctcgactccctgtgctcctaagctcttgcacacttagacacaagttaAAAtgtcacaggacctaacttaatttattgatcacatcaaaataaccttggggttccaacacttgatTCCTTGTgtacttgaaaaaaaaaagttgtgGACTGGACCAAGAACATTCAGGAGTTAGAATCCTTTTGGAGCAGAGGAATGAGAACCTATGTATGGAGATCTCTGATTATAGCCAGTCTAAAGGGAGGTTCATGCTATTACAGTACCAAACAGTTTTGTATTCCATACAAGAAACTACATAATTTAGTCCAAACTCTCTCTGAACTGAACTTCTGAAATTGACATTTTAAACAACAAAAGTATcagaattagttttaattttggaAACCCTGCCTAAAGTTACGAACCTAACTCCTTGAGTTAGaggttgttttttttcttcttacacTCAGGTTCAGATTCAGTTCTTGGAGAACTGAATCTAAACCTGAgtgtatgaagaaaaaaaaaacaacctctAAATGGTATAGGTGTTGCTATACAACTGAttcttggaatttttgaaaatgtgaagTACTAGAACTCTGATATTTCTTTGAATATAATTGTTGGCCTGAATCTCTGGTGCTAAAACGATTAGAAACAATATGCTCTTGATGTATATGGCACACAGAAGGAAGGTTATTTACAGAATAGTGTAGGGATTATCTGGAAATAAAGAAGACTAGTGGAAGTTGGTTTAAAGACAGAAACTGGGAAATGCAGGAATGAAATAGTTATTTCAGAACTTCAAGCTATTTCAGAGTTTGGAAGTGTGACAGTGAAGTCTTGTTACACTGATAATTTTGATTAGTACActcaggaaaaaaaaacaaagggacTATAGCTGAAGGTTATAGAATTTGAATGAGAAATAATTGGAGAATGACACAactggagtttgaaattgaattctaAAATGCTGAAATTGTATCCTATTTAGTGCCAATTCTGAGATTAATTAGGGAGATCAAGGTTCGAAGAAATCTAGATCATTTATTCGAGATCAGGGGAGATCTGTGTCATCCATCAAACATATGTTCCATCCAAGTCAAAAAGATGATAGATCAGGACCATAGATCAAGATCTGAAGCCTTTGAACTAGATCCGAACCGATCCTACCGTTAATCAAGATCTTAAGAAATCGAAGCAGTTGATTCAGATCTCAGAtttgatttaaatgagaagctacagtgtcttTTTGGTTCGTCAATTCTCTCGCGGCAAAACAGAGGAGGTGATTGTGCTTTCTTCCTCTGGTGATCTCAATCCATTTCTACTGCTGGTGAGCAAGCGAAGTCAAGGCGACCCTTCCTCCATCTAaaatctgttggggttgcaaggttgcaaacatagtcccatattggaaacacatgggaaagatcatgggtttataagagaaaagatatctccattggtatgaggccttttggggagagcccaagagcaaaaccatgagggcttaggcccaaagtggacaatatcatgccattgtggagatatctaaattcttttcgatccaacaaaatcCACCCATCAACAAACGGCGACGCCACTACAACCTTCTGGTTCATCACCGATCGCCTACTTTGCCGTGATTTcgagtgaggaagaagaagcggATAAGGTGAAGGAATTCGGTGGTTTGAGCTTTTCCTTTGTTTTCCAACTGGCGATCTTCCTTCCTTGAAGCTCTGCAACCATCTGAATGGGCAGGAGTGTTTGCTCTATCTTCCCCCCATATGACTATTTACTCCATCGACGCCAACCACAAgccatccttcttcttccctgatcggtttCGAGACGAGAGGAAGAAGGCCTAAGTTACGAAGGGGATAGGGGTTTACCATTTCCTTCGGAATTTTGTCTTCGTCATGCCATCCATCTTCAGCAGATCACTCATCGACATTGATCTTCTGCCTCTCTACATATCTAATCCGGAACCTCTTCATGTGTTGGTTTGTTCTTCATCTGTGTGTGGATTGTTCTACAACAATGCTAATTGTTTCTCTTTGGTTGATGATTGATTATTTACTTGAGTTGTTGGATTGATTGTAATTGGATTCAAGTTTCCAATGGTTAGGATTTCATTTACTCAGTTTTGAATTGAATCATGTATGCAATGTGTTTTCTAAAATGGTTCTTAGAATTTAGTTAGTAATTCTATTAGTTAGTTGAATGCaatgcttgttagtttagtgGTCTATGTTTCCATATGCTTGGTTCTCCATTTGGATGTCATTAGGTTGGATTAGATTTCTTTAGTGCTCTAGGTTTCATTCCATGCTTAGTTTTGCTAATGCCTTATTTCATGTTAtcttttattttctgcaattgtagttaggttGGACTTAGCTCTTATTACCTGCTTGCTATTTCGTATTATAGTTTTAGAACCAAAATCCAAACTCCCCATTTTCATATCAAAAACCTAAAAAGTAATAACAAATCAATCCTAAGATACCATTATTGCTACATTtgttgggagacgacccgagtcatctctaaactacattagtgtagaatgaattcaatcacttaattattttaatactcatttcatgataaaattagggtttatcaaACATTCAGTCCAAGACAGATTCACTATGAATAAGATGAGTTCATCATCACTACCTCAAGGGATCTAACTTTTGGCAATGGAGGTAAGGGCCTCGGACTCTCCTTTGATTAAGCGACTTGTGGAAATTAGAGATAAGGTGGTTCAGAGGCTACACAGATAGGGAGCAGTGAACATGACACTACTGACTGGTTCGCAGGCAAGAAAAATAGGATAGCAAATGCGTATGAGTTTTTCAGGCCACGGTATTTTAGGCATCAATGGTATGGAAACTGAGGACTATGCCCAAACATCTTTTTTGTGTTTGGCTCCTTGCACATGGGAAGTTATGGACGGCGAACATATTGCCCTATAAGGTGCACAAATGTTGTGTACTTTGTGCAGATAGCGTAGGACGAATCTAATGAACATATTTATTTTGAATGCCCCATCACTCAAAcctaaattttgtttttttaatactTTCTGACCTTTTAATTCTCCTATTTTTTTTTCTAGTGATGCCAATAGTGAGACATTTAAGAATTCTTTATATTTTCTATAAGAATTGCTATCAACCCATGTATtccaaattttaaaataacttaatATTATTCAAACTATCATCTCTGTAACTATCTCATAATTAAGAACGAATAAGAGAGTCTTCTTTGCTcaacttaatttttaactttacaCTTTTTAAAATTGGCGCAATATTGATGATTTAATCTTCTTAGTTTCCTAAATAACCATTAAATGTATTAATTGCACGATCTCTACTAGATGGATAAAAAATGATTGAGATAGATATTAATATCACTCAACTGCTACATCTTATATTACTAAATATTAACTAATAAAAGAAGTGATTATCATTatggaataatttttaaaattttgaatattaattGCTTACTTATAAGCTAATGGTTATGGGTATTATGACTTATCTCCTTTTTATATAAACTAACATCTTTTATTACAATTAATATAACATATAAATTTAATGTAGTTGcatcttttcaaattacaattgttgcaaaattttcaaaaacaaatcTTGTTTAATGAAGGGCTTTCATGATAccttttagggtgcgtttggttcggggttattcttgataaccttggttatccatccaaagttatcaacaaaaaccttgtttggtttaggtattcgatgattcccaagtaatgttccattcccgacacgtcagcaaaagggtcatgcagcccggaatagGAAAACtttagaaaactaaggtttttcttgatttcggggttaacgaattttttttaccaaaaataccctccgataagaaaaaacattaaaaaagagaaaaaatgtaaaaaaatattttaaaaaaattaaaaattaaaaatttattttaaaaaaataaaaaatattaaaaaataaaaaatataaattttaaaaataaaaaatataaatttaaaaaatgttaaaaaataaaaaatttatatatttttttttaaaaaaataaaaaatttataaaatttttttaaaaaaataaaaaatttataaaatttttttaaaaaaataaaaaattttaaaattttaaaataaaaaaattaaaaataaaataaattaattaaaataaaaaataaaaaaatgtaaacaaataaaaatataaataatataaaaacattaaaaaaaataaaaaaacacataaaaaagtaaaaaaatatacaggaaaaagaaaagtaaataatattaaaaaataaataaattagtaataatattatgtatagttggttttgtaattgagggtaatacggtaaaatattaaactagggtattcattaaaacatttaaacaaacaagtttttattgtattacctaggttgaaccaaacaacatttggttatgttttattccccgtaatcaaggttatacatgatgacttgaaccaaacgcacccttagtgtTTTTCAAATATAAAGGAAACATTCTTCTCACCACAAGAATTGGTTCTCAATAATCACTTGCAATAATATGCAGCTGTTGAAATACAAATTTCACTTGTTGATTATTGAAAACTTAAGTACAACACCTCTCGAAATACTTTGGCCACAGATTTTGAATCTTTTTGTTTTCTATCAACATATTCCTAAAAATTGctgaaaaaaaaatctctacttCCATTTTAGAAAGGCTTCTAATTAAGAGACTACTGAGTTATGCACTATTTTGCTGCATCGTCTAGTTACCTGAAGGCCATCTCTGTACTCTTCAATCTGTCAGTTCCTACGAGAGAAAGTCTATCGTCGTAAACGTCGATACATCCAAATGCATTTGATCCGAGAGGACACTCCAGAGCAGCCTCAAGAACACGGTGATGGATTCCATGAGAGTCGACGGCGTAGCCGCCCTTATGGTCGTGACCGGAAAGGCAAGCCTTCACGCATCCATACCGATGGATCAAAGTCAGCACATCTTCATAGTTCCACGGGAGTGCCAATGCCGATGCTGCTTCAGGATAAAGAGGGAGATGACAGCACACGATgaccttctgcttcttcttcgtgGATTCACGGAGCACATCATCGAGCCAACGCAATTGATCCTTGCCGAGAGCTCCATTAAACATCACGAACCTCTGTTCAAGACCTTCCATGCCGGCCGGATTGTTCTTGTCGGCGTTGGGATTCTTGGCCTTGAGAATTCGACTAGCTGCCAGTGTATTCGGATGATCATGCGGCCAGCCAATTGCACTGATGTCATACGGATCGAGAACGACGAATCTGTACTCCGGACTAGGGGAGAAGTCGTAGTACAAATGGTCAGATTCAGAGGGCAAATTGAGCAACGAAATCAACTGATTGCGAGGGAGATTGTAAAGGCAGTGGTTGCCTATCATGTGGTAGGTCGGTCCGTTGAACCGCTCAAACTCTTTGACGACTTTCTGCACGGCACTGAGTGACTCGGACTTTGGGCAATAGCCATCGACAATATCCCCAAAATTCATGGAGAACtggaccttcttcttcttctgatcaTCATTCCATTGGCGCACTGCTCTTTGTAAAACCTGAATGCTATGGCGATAGTATCGCGGGACGCCATGGAATGAGTGGCCGTTCGGAATATCGGCATACTGGATATCGGTTATGACACCGAAGGAGAAAAGGGGCTGCTTGGCATGGCCGTCTCCCGACCCACCATTGGAAGTCATTTTAGACCAGCACAGCTCTTCAAGGATTCCTGGATACGTGATTGATCAGCAAAATAAACCATGTTAGCACCTCAATGGCAAAGCTAAATATTCTTGGTGAAGAATTCTACAATAAGATGCATGATACAAAAACACAGAATTCTACAATAAGGACAGGCCATTGCCTGCCCTGCCCTGGAGAAAGAAAATAGAGAAGCCGTATGGGACGATGAAGGTAGGTTTGGAGTCAGCACCACCCATGTGGGTCACCTATAGGCAGCCATTACAAACAACATATCCTTTGTGTGCAATTAGCAATGCAGTGTTTATTATAATCCCTATTTTATCGTCTTCAGGAGCCCAGCAAACAAAAGGACCAAACAACTTCGGGTAGGTTCTCACAGTCTTCTCTCAAATTCAAGAGCTAAACCTGAAACTGCCGAACTAAATTGTTCATCAATCGAGTCACAAAACTACTAAAGCGTCCATGATAAGTTTCAACTGCTGAACTCGAAGTTAAATCAACAGCTAATTTCTCATCTAAAAGATCAAATAGCTAAATCGACAATCTACGCAACatgataaaaaacaaaaaaagacaATTGAGAAACTGATAGAAACCTAAAGCAAAGCTTTTCTTCGCAAAAATCCAGAACAGGAGAGCATACGAACCTCGGCGAGAGATTTATCTGCAACGATTAATCTATCAGGATGCCGCGAAGTGCGAAGAGGGAGAAACGGAGAGAGGGCGGTTGTTTGATGCACGGTGAGAATCATCGGTATAAATAACAGCGAGAAGGGTGCCAATTTGAGactcattcttttttttttttttttttttttctatttctgtttctatttttgttccttttttttttttttgtatgatttAAGATTTtctcaacttttaaataaaaacaaaacaaaacaaaattttgaattaaattccCCGTTTTTTCGCATGGTTTAAAGATATGTTCAACTTACAAATATCTATTTATAcaaaatacacacacacaaaaaaaaaaatcttcactGAGTggaatgccaaagatatgatcaGCAATCCGCAGTGAAATAGAAAAGTGTAGCATTGTGTACGATCGACAGTAGCGAAAACAAGACGATGCTGGCCCAATGccaccccttctcctcttctcgccGTTTTCCCTCTAGCCTGTGTGGCATGCACGAAGATTGATTAATTTCAGCAATGGAGTGGCGATGAGCATTTTACGTACATTGAGGAAAACCATGCTTGGGAACACAAACGTGAGCGGGAAGAGCGTAAAAGACTCAAAGAGGTGTAAAGAAAGAACAGATAAAACTCCGACACTCCAAAGAGATCGAGAAAgttcaagaagaacaagaaagttCAAGGAATTACAAGAAATATAAAACATCTAGAAGATAATTTTGACAATCATTACAAAAGTATTTAAAGACTCACACCTATTAATTAATTGGAagtaaattttcttaaaaaataaaaatgcatTAAAACCCCACCTAAACAATAGCCCAAAAATATTTCTTGAAACTAAACAGTtgactaaaattaatttaatcttcTAGAAACATCACTTTATAATTCAATACCCCCTCTTAAAGTGATGTTCTCAGAACTAATACTAGCTTTGATCCTAGATCTTCGAATGCACTCTTCGGAAgtgattttgtaaaaatatcgaCAATATTGTCTTTACTTTTAAATGCGATCATATCAATAATCTCATTGAGCACTTTCTCACAAATGAAATGATGTTCAAGTTCAATATGTTTCGTCCTCGCAAGAAAGACAGGATTGGATGTAAGCTTGATTGCACTTAGATTATCTCCATGAATAGGAATGGGTTGATCAATGGGCACGTATATATTCTCAAAGAGTCTACGAAGCCACATACACTCTTAAGCAGCATGAGCAGAGGCTTTGTACTCTGCTTCAGTCGTGCATAGAGATATCAAACCTTGCTTTTTGCTACACCACGATACACTTGTAGTTCCACATAGAAATATAAAACTAGAAGTTGATCTCCAATCATCCAAGTCTCCACCAAAATCAGCATCTACAAATCCCTGAAAGGGAAACTCTACACCCTTCTCATAAAATAAGCTCATGTTAAGAGTAGAATTAACATATTTTAAGATCTTCTTTGCCTCTTCAAAGTGTGGCTTCCTTGGCTCTTGCATATATCGGCTGACCACACCAATGGAGAGAGCAATATCTGGCCTTGttattgtcaaataaataagactTCCCACAAGTGCACAAAAGGGATGAGGGTCCGATAAACACATTCCTTCGTCACGACGAAGTCTTGTGCTCACATCAAGTGGTGTAGATTGCTACTTCCCATCAATCAAACCAAACTTCTTAACGAGCCATTTAGCATAGCTGAATTGAGACACAAAAATTCTCTTATCCAGATTTTCAATTTGTAGCCCAAGAAAATTACTAAGCTCCCCTAGTTTTTTCATATCAAAACGCAACAAAAGTTCTTCTTGAAGGCTAATGACCTCTGCATAATTGCTGCCTATTAGAATTATGTCGTCCACATACAATAGAATGACCACCATAAtattggtagttttgagagcatgaaaactaaaacaatacaaagataaaataaaacgATGCGAAACCATAAACACtcacattgatctcccgaagaaccgcaatCAAAGACGCCGGTTGATGAAGTCGCCGATGAACCGCCGGAGATGTCGCTGCTGCTGTCGCCGAGAAAATCACCACACGGAACCTTCTCGGACTCTTCCACAAACTAAATCCCGCTCTGGATGTTCTTCCTTTGCTCGACCAAATCACCTCACAGCTCTCTTCTCTGAACACCTTCGCATCAACCTCTCTCTAATCTTATTGCCTTGGACGCCTTTTataagaaggctgaggaagatgaaggggaaaggacgccccttcgtctccttggcgtttccaGCAAACTGTCTTTTGCGGCGgcgaaagggacgaaccctttcgtctgccaagtataacgtccaacatctcccactcgtccaagtcaatccatatggtcacatagaccatgtcagtcacatagactacaaggtgatcaagtTACGAAGACTGgagcgaaattagtcacaaagaccaaataagtcacgaagactttatgaggatcaagtcacgaagaccagagcaaaatttagtcacaaagaccaaataagtcacacagactttatgagaatcaagtcacgaagaccatatcagaacatccattccatacattagggaaaatggttcgtgcgacagcaagcacagtgagcattcaattgctaagaagattgtcacaccttacttagctgctccatagaacaaatcagagacataaatgtccatagaacgaatcatagacataaatggcttgcctttaccccagattaaattatttacatcatcaagaacatctctaatccctcatgttgaccatatgtcaagagcatgttcaacacctccaatcaaacaaattattcacaattacattttatgtactgaactaaaaatgtaaccggtaccagtgaataaatgtcgcagatgtaaatcaatctttatcttcctttttagctagaatccattcattctaatcaattgctttcctagttatgctctatagaccgaatcatccatagccaataggaaacatgctaaagtagcagacactgatcagaacttcaagtagacagctaaatagtcacttagggtaaaatcgagattaacttataatctcaagggtctcacatagtagagaagcagggatccattctcctacaacccttcttgtcgccatagcacatgtggtatgaatcacatgttatgatgttattctctttaccaaaaagagcgcatgtttttcccaaTTTTAACATCGCACAGATTatgatctagacattcccaatgtctaatcctgaattcaacatatgaattcaacaggtttagtaaatggtgggtgcatttactccaatcattacacaaatgatctcatcttgacacaaatatcaaggcaaccttaacttatgagtatgtctctattcacagctacataagctgtcccataagcaacggtcttacctctattcatactcaacaaatagagatgattgtccatgtgagtggaccaatcccaatctgccaacatgcttatcgagacttttattcgaatgtaaccgacatatacactgaat
This region of Zingiber officinale cultivar Zhangliang chromosome 9A, Zo_v1.1, whole genome shotgun sequence genomic DNA includes:
- the LOC122021109 gene encoding manganese-dependent ADP-ribose/CDP-alcohol diphosphatase-like, encoding MTSNGGSGDGHAKQPLFSFGVITDIQYADIPNGHSFHGVPRYYRHSIQVLQRAVRQWNDDQKKKKVQFSMNFGDIVDGYCPKSESLSAVQKVVKEFERFNGPTYHMIGNHCLYNLPRNQLISLLNLPSESDHLYYDFSPSPEYRFVVLDPYDISAIGWPHDHPNTLAASRILKAKNPNADKNNPAGMEGLEQRFVMFNGALGKDQLRWLDDVLRESTKKKQKVIVCCHLPLYPEAASALALPWNYEDVLTLIHRYGCVKACLSGHDHKGGYAVDSHGIHHRVLEAALECPLGSNAFGCIDVYDDRLSLVGTDRLKSTEMAFR